Proteins co-encoded in one Pelobates fuscus isolate aPelFus1 chromosome 5, aPelFus1.pri, whole genome shotgun sequence genomic window:
- the LOC134612625 gene encoding serine/threonine-protein phosphatase PGAM5, mitochondrial-like, which translates to MFLRRAVITAAGSAVALFAAVSVEKRGNDYFLAWPPAVSERWESNWDLREPNSLINLNHLKEKPEELKHELDKHKATATRHIFLVRHAQYNEDGATDSEKILTEEGRKQAEHTGERLASLHHAFTYITYSSMARTKETFEIIRRKLPDLENSGCDLLREGYPIKPVPLSSHWKADYKFFKDGPRLEAAFRKYICRADPKQAKDSYEIIVCHENVIRYIVCRALQLPPEAWKRMSLHHGSISKLVIYPDGEVSLEMLGDVGFMPVDKLEEV; encoded by the exons ATGTTTCTCCGTAGAGCTGTGATCACCGCCGCAGGTTCTGCTGTCGCTCTTTTTGCCGCCGTGTCTGTGGAGAAACGCGGGAATGACTACTTTCTAGCATGGCCTCCTGCTGTCAGCGAGCGCTGGGAAAGTAACTGGGATCT TCGAGAGCCAAACTCTCTGATTAACTTGAATCACCTGAAGGAAAAGCCTGAGGAATTGAAACACGAGCTGGATAAACACAAGGCAACGGCTACTCGGCACATCTTTCTGGTCAGACATGCACAGTACAATGAAGATGGAGCTACAGACTCAGAAAAAATTCTCACTGAAGAGG GAAGGAAGCAGGCAGAACACACAGGTGAGCGCCTGGCGTCTCTACATCATGCATTCACCTACATTACTTATTCTTCGATGGCCAGAACCAAAGAAACTTTTGAAATCATCAGAAGAAAACTACCAG ATCTAGAAAACTCTGGATGTGACTTGCTTCGTGAAGGATACCCAATCAAGCCAGTCCCACTATCTTCTCACTGGAAAGCAGATTATAAG TTTTTTAAAGATGGCCCACGCCTCGAGGCTGCATTTAGGAAGTATATATGTCGCGCAGATCCAAAGCAGGCAAAAGATAGCTATGAGATCATAGTCTGCCATGAAAATGTCATCCGCTACATTGTATGCAG GGCATTACAACTCCCACCTGAAGCATGGAAAAGGATGTCTCTTCATCATGGTAGCATTAGCAAGCTAGTCATCTATCCAGATGGGGAGGTGTCACTGGAGATGCTTGGTGATGTTGGATTTATGCCAGTGGACAAACTTGAAGAGGTTTGA